One window from the genome of Paramormyrops kingsleyae isolate MSU_618 chromosome 3, PKINGS_0.4, whole genome shotgun sequence encodes:
- the LOC140588330 gene encoding uncharacterized protein: MFLRFHEFVEDKFISILVVNFERSPLTMENLQSLALSVPSFYWRLTGEELDPSLLHVATARLQVVHHGTETGVQHGDGESPAEEDDHYGQELPSPSSRREASPAAPASTTEDANGLPEALPLAWGEDEPSSPSLSVASDTQPGSQIEPEHAEPSSSTFWIPVGPNSTWQQLEIEGRNYLRKLDELSIPEGLWGITDYGDDHTVLMSVHVSVHVSSSLRTWGVRQEERPPQRPAGTSQRKRKAEPDDTSGSGSPPPHKRPMRF, from the exons atgtttttacgct ttcatgagtttgtggaggacaagttcatctccattctggtcgtgaacttcgagaggagcccactgaccatggagaacttgcagtctctggccctcagtgtcccttcattttattggcggctcactggggaggagttggatcccagcctattgcacgtagcaactgcacggctgcaagtggtacatcatggtacagagactggtgtccagcatggggatggagaatcaccagctgaggaggatgaccattacggacaggagctgccatcacccagctctagaagggaggcttcccctgcagctccagcatccacgactgaggatgctaatggtcttcctgaggctctccccttggcctggggtgaagatgagccctcatctccatccttatctgtggcttctgacactcaacctggaagtcagattgagccagaacatgctgagccctccagctccaccttctggatccctgtgggccctaacagcacgtggcagcagcttgagatcgaaggccgcaactacctgcggaagctggatgagctcagcatccccgagggactctggggcattacggactacggtgatgaccacaccgtgctcatgtccgtgcatgtctccgtgcatgtgagcagttctctgcgaacatggggcgtgaggcaggaggagaggcctcctcagaggcccgctggcaccagtcagaggaagcgcaaggccgagcccgacgacaccagcggctcaggttctcctccaccgcacaagaggcccatgcgcttctga